Proteins encoded by one window of Fusobacterium mortiferum ATCC 9817:
- a CDS encoding type II toxin-antitoxin system RelB/DinJ family antitoxin — MGVSVINVRLDDEDKKAFNELCNELGLNMSTAFNMFVKSMLRTGGLPFEARIENYNVETIKAIQETEDIINGKVKRPTYKNTKELFDALDKED, encoded by the coding sequence ATGGGAGTATCAGTTATTAATGTAAGATTAGATGATGAAGATAAAAAAGCCTTTAATGAGTTATGTAATGAGTTAGGTTTAAATATGTCAACAGCTTTTAATATGTTTGTCAAATCTATGCTTAGAACAGGTGGATTACCATTTGAGGCAAGAATAGAAAACTATAATGTTGAAACTATAAAAGCTATTCAAGAAACAGAAGATATTATCAATGGAAAAGTAAAACGTCCTACTTATAAAAATACCAAAGAACTTTTTGATGCTCTTGATAAGGAGGATTAA
- a CDS encoding Rha family transcriptional regulator, translating into MNITIQENNKYGLVVSSRVIAKELEKRHDHVIRDLEKILETPNVGSLIIPSFYRTQGQKREYKEYLLTKDGFILYMFNIQGYQDFKLAYINRFNEMEKELKKKEQLSIALYADNFENDITQLKAKANAIKREILEKRFILDEKIQLLDKTGLTNHMEIYRVNGKIYICQDV; encoded by the coding sequence ATGAATATAACTATTCAAGAGAACAATAAGTATGGTTTAGTAGTGAGTAGTAGAGTAATAGCTAAAGAGTTAGAAAAAAGACATGACCACGTTATCAGAGATTTAGAAAAAATTTTAGAAACCCCAAATGTGGGTTCTCTGATTATTCCTAGCTTTTATAGAACTCAAGGACAAAAAAGAGAGTATAAAGAATATTTACTTACAAAAGATGGTTTCATACTTTATATGTTTAACATTCAAGGGTATCAAGATTTTAAACTTGCTTATATCAATAGATTTAATGAAATGGAAAAGGAACTTAAGAAAAAAGAACAACTTTCTATTGCTTTATATGCTGACAATTTTGAAAATGATATTACTCAATTAAAAGCTAAAGCAAATGCTATTAAAAGAGAAATTTTAGAAAAAAGATTTATCTTAGATGAAAAAATACAATTACTTGATAAAACAGGACTAACTAATCACATGGAAATTTATAGAGTTAATGGAAAGATTTATATTTGTCAAGATGTATAA